In one Diprion similis isolate iyDipSimi1 chromosome 6, iyDipSimi1.1, whole genome shotgun sequence genomic region, the following are encoded:
- the LOC124407688 gene encoding uncharacterized protein LOC124407688 isoform X2 codes for MNNPYRARPARARVDHAAVSGYGPQSQSTWNSMPPERRSGILPANVYQQQPNSLIQPQQQQQPQQQSHDPWDWGTDNGNNGNSDSWNSSIDQKPESLHQLSQHHQFPSGRTNNSQSIQNPQQGMYYANVNRNSRPNVLNHQPTSGGDIPRTSLSRESTPSNKDGYNQYAPYDYNQPSQQQQHYHLPPRPNSKSSSADHSQWSPSSQQTSNLPLLGNNSSGQQDNIKKIQTPPLPPQSNAYNWNNSDQQLNPSLRNWQNHNAAPVSGAWQEPSLVANKQQSIENVNQSQQGQQTSQTFDPPKEYASPGQSEYYTNWNSHQHQQSNLSNQWSSNYSHNTSNESTQPILHQNMGTTVMNQWQQPMFQPPVSAEELVGTQSTPSIPNQADQNVPSNQWHPPQPHYENVTPKDWTPAQRPVELVTSEKDSISVPHQQHDSLEAAKSNKSINDWQHAQSPPPHFAASTGSTITHTSNIAEQILSGNNHINERKRSVGILPTSSSLVNDSSIQTKPNAIEKNISDESNWPDGDVNAASSAIAQNNTEVDWSTTAEWDTIPTAELSSDFSHLRLSNKPNRQLENQTLPSDMHSSSHSTDGWSSQPISGSENPSDNSPRESVASAQPEPYRDSSERAHASEPEQSLDNPLTTSQFEPQEHVLLQTHQPENSRASEPVPQNAGYDQWYAQRNPVTQSENSWYRNDHQGKSQKWMHEQNIENYENIQQSAEFGNLEVVTPVLQKRNIYGSHDSMNRETLDNEPKASVNQIKESSTPRDFQEDINNVEVPSLQQTQQSLQVEQAPDNYEFASNDRNTFLETGELTDSHQQHEPTPPSQDDENDEVPNDIPFLREVPGQSSNSDPRRNDPTGQEQNIQVGPRSLDPRRNDPSGQEHTVQPIRNISDRTERRDVPPGQERSAPLPPRTDTELPERRNDPSGRERSLPPQPPRNDSVTDNRRNLSETRRNDPSGEECLQSQPVVVPEPADLREVPGRGNENEEPIQQADSGLRQIPGGASPSAEIQVSNDRDDTRVVTGSQEVAALIPASTKHDQSNDSLSKREEAVGASLGENQGSAGQITRIDSYEEGDDEGSGNSRDESRERRRERSPERRGYEYDRKNRYYDRDRDFDEEYYYESRRGGDFDRTYNSREDLDRREGPYRDDERRHTSKDDLDRRGRDKDDTDNQKIRARPKDDLEDRRRRDDDRRKVREELDARGRDHRDYDPRYFRDREYADRDRRREPDRRGRRYEDYDPREPYRRDYYEDLYARNSRPSSRSSYNDRDRDYYPRSRDPYYGYNAYGGAYTDYGANYGSNYYAYLENMRRTNPAAYMEWYQKYYASQHQQAQAVRGNVNYPEDRASVHSGRSSCDESLCDRTTGDKRTIGDISLLEDTTIGSARLTPTKFSTSHVQASFSTGSLVHVHASYPADGELARVDVLRVSSLLAHDPVVRELVAYPGPLIKGVTHKKTIIEYCEAKIKKAECSEDVDDPASYILLYKLMVMLIRQNGNVVGVDIAELLLSNQKSYPYTGKLQEVQLRRESVISQKSGGTSGDELNRDTVTPLDTDDTGNLNKMLSTDQITDHFRELLLYGCGQEALEYAMDKGLWGHALFLASKLDKRTHASVMTRFANGLTANDPLQTLYQLQSGRVPASVTCIAEPKWGDWRPHLAMIISNTSPNPEINRKSITTLGDTLFARNHVHAAHFCYVLAQVDFGPYGMPNSKLVLLGSNPHKPYNVFVTNEAIMLTEIYEYARNLSEPGFTLIDLQTFKYGLAVKLVDYGLTEKALLYIEQIAVNITREPSKYPISFVEKIHNLGDRIKYSDPVCKDSIEDVANLGWLNSLVEILNKYKTGEIIQDGMYDAQSDSTKQHREQYESQQTQQQWVVAQPEYSDGPTSLVEPTTSDVKNDWQPMSLPNAVQDPYTQSGQPSQYIENSIDLAQHQQPQSQIDYWRQQSYTQPEYNAPDYSTEWQQHSEQLQYQNQNEQPDNTDNVQQEWNYESEKEEKPPTPDVSNLTSTSHSTLSFNQLSGAPTDNCLRQRKPLNKPDINVSTSVAETCVAQDSVPLLSYVTPFGASCKPHKSLKSSKYPKLSLSYPEIRSGDKINSKCTRATKISSILSKPPSCKPAVFLKCKPKSINQPVVDHNLDAESDDKLQSDNFDLQEKSKLTKTQSVDANKEFENTKAAPLSDLDVQINDRNFELVSRYRLTNRSPHLINNPRRNSQSLKQYCNFEEKKVVRVAPHIRSKDIICDTVDAWSTESTAQFNGEPSYYKPLIFGGTYPIDMPLHRNAIERARLIRQYVQDGKHISKTFDIDAPTNDII; via the exons ATGAAC AATCCATATCGTGCGAGACCAGCTAGAGCTAGGGTGGATCATGCCGCAGTTTCAGGGTATGGACCTCAGAGTCAAAGTACTTGGAATTCTATGCCGCCTGAGAGACGATCAGGAATTTTGCCGGCGAATGTTTATCAGCAGCAGCCCAATTCTTTGATTCAACctcagcaacagcagcagccacAACAGCAATCGCATGATCCCTGGGACTGGGGTACCGATAACGGTAATAATGGCAATAGTGATTCGTGGAATTCGAGCATTGATCAAAAGCCAGAGTCTCTACATCAGCTTTCTCAGCATCATCAATTTCCTTCTGGCCGCACGAATAATAGTCAAAGTATACAGAATCCACAGCAGGGAATGTATTATGCAAATGTTAACAGAAATAGTAGACCTAATGTACTTAATCATCAGCCTACTTCTGGTGGTGATATTCCACGGACGAGTCTAAGTAGAGAATCTACACCAAGTAATAAAGATGGTTATAATCAATACGCGCCTTACGATTATAATCAGCCAtcgcaacagcaacaacactATCATTTACCACCTAGGCCTAATTCTAAGTCAAGTTCTGCTGATCATTCACAATGGTCTCCCAGCAGCCAACAAACATCAAATTTACCGCTCCTTGGTAATAATTCAAGCGGTCAGCAGgataacattaaaaaaatacagacaCCTCCACTTCCTCCTCAATCAAATGCCTACAATTGGAATAATAGCGACCAACAGTTGAATCCTTCACTTCGTAACTGGCAAAATCATAATGCCGCACCAGTCAGTGGGGCCTGGCAAGAACCATCGCTGGTAGCAAACAAGCAACAATCGATAGAAAATGTTAATCAGTCTCAACAGGGACAACAGACTTCTCAAACATTTGATCCACCTAAGGAATATGCTTCACCAGGACAATCTGAATACTACACCAACTGGAACAGTCATCAACATCAACAGAGTAATTTGTCTAATCAGTGGTCTTCAAACTATTCACACAATACTTCAAATGAATCAACACAGCCTATTCTGCATCAGAATATGGGAACTACAGTTATGAATCAGTGGCAACAGCCAATGTTTCAGCCACCTGTTTCTGCTGAAGAACTAGTAGGCACGCAATCCACCCCATCAATACCCAATCAAGCAGATCAAAATGTTCCTTCAAATCAATGGCATCCACCGCAACCTCATTATGAAAATGTAACGCCAAAAGATTGGACCCCTGCACAAAGACCTGTGGAATTGGTAACTTCGGAGAAGGATTCAATTTCTGTACCTCATCAACAACATGACTCTCTTGAAGCAGCAAAGAGTAACAAAAGTATAAACGATTGGCAACATGCTCAGTCTCCTCCGCCACACTTTGCAGCATCGACAGGCTCCACAATTACTCATACATCTAACATTGCGGAGCAAATTCTAAGTGGTAACAATCACATTAACGAAAGAAAGCGATCTGTGGGTATACTACCGACGAGTTCCTCGCTTGTAAATGACTCGTCGATACAAACGAAACCTAAtgcaatagaaaaaaacatttcggaTGAATCAAATTGGCCAGACGGTGATGTTAATGCAGCGTCAAGTgctattgctcaaaacaacACTGAGGTAGATTGGTCCACGACTGCGGAATGGGATACTATTCCCACTGCCGAGTTGTCTAGTGATTTTAGTCATTTAAGACTTTCTAACAAACCTAATAGACAATTGGAAAATCAGACCCTTCCATCTGATATGCATTCCTCGAGTCACTCTACAGATGGCTGGAGTTCTCAACCTATATCAGGGTCAGAAAATCCATCAGATAATTCACCACGTGAAAGTGTAGCCAGTGCACAGCCGGAACCCTACCGAGATTCAAGTGAAAGAGCTCATGCGTCAGAGCCTGAACAAAGTTTGGATAATCCGCTTACCACATCTCAGTTTGAGCCTCAAGAACATGTATTACTTCAAACCCATCAGCCTGAGAATAGCAGGGCTTCCGAACCTGTTCCACAAAATGCTGGGTATGACCAATGGTATGCTCAGCGCAATCCTGTAACGCAATCAGAGAATAGTTGGTATCGCAATGATCATCAGGGTAAATCACAAAAGTGGATGCATGAGcagaacattgaaaattatgaaaacatACAGCAGTCTGCTGAGTTTGGCAATTTAGAAGTTGTTACTCCTGTGCTGCAGAAACGGAATATTTATGGATCGCATGATTCTATGAATAGGGAAACATTGGACAATGAACCAAAGGCGAGTGTCAATCAAATAAAAGAATCCAGCACCCCAAGAGACTTTCAAGAAGATATTAACAATGTAGAAGTACCTTCACTGCAACAGACGCAACAATCTCTTCAGGTCGAACAG GCTCCCGATAATTACGAATTTGCATCGAACGATAGAAACACGTTTTTGGAAACTGGCGAACTAACAGATTCTCATCAACAGCACGAACCCACTCCACCTAGCCAAGACGATGAGAATGACGAAGTTCCTAACGATATTCCATTTTTAAGGGAAGTTCCTGGTCAGTCTAGTAATTCTGATCCTCGCCGAAACGATCCTACTGGGCAGGAGCAAAATATTCAAGTCGGTCCACGGAGCTTGGACCCTCGTAGAAATGACCCGTCAGGTCAAGAACACACTGTTCAACCAATAAGAAATATCAGTGATAGAACAGAGCGTAGAGATGTTCCACCTGGACAAGAACGCAGTGCTCCATTACCACCACGGACCGATACAGAGCTACCTGAACGTAGAAATGATCCTTCCGGCAGAGAGAGATCATTACCCCCTCAGCCACCTAGAAATGATAGTGTAACAGACAATCGCAGAAATTTATCGGAAACTAGACGTAATGATCCTTCTGGGGAAGAATGTCTGCAATCGCAGCCAGTGGTTGTGCCAGAGCCAGCTGATCTAAGGGAAGTACCTGGCAGAGGAAACGAAAACGAAGAACCCATTCAGCAGGCAGACAGCGGCTTGCGACAAATTCCTGGTGGCGCATCACCCAGTGCAGAAATTCAAGTGTCTAACGATAGGGATGATACAAGAGTAGTTACTGGATCCCAGGAAGTGGCAGCGCTAATCC ctgcaAGTACGAAACATGATCAATCGAACGACTCTCTGAGCAAACGGGAAGAAGCTGTTGGTGCTTCTTTGGGTGAGAACCAAGGTAGTGCTGGGCAAATAACCCGAATTGATTCCTATGAAGAAGGGGATGACGAAGGATCGGGAAACAGTAGGGATGAGAGCAGAGAACGTCGAAGGGAAAGAAGTCCAGAACGACGTGGTTACGAGTACGATAGAAAAAATAGATA CTACGACCGTGATCGCGATTTCGATGAAGAATACTACTATGAATCGCGGCGAGGAGGTGATTTTGATCGCACTTATAATTCTCGAGAAGATCTCGATCGACGCGAAGGTCCATATAGAGATGACGAACGGCGTCATACCAGTAAGGATGATTTAGATAGACGTGGAAGAGACAAAGATGATACAGATAACCAAAAGATCAGAGCTAGACCCAAGGATGACCTAGAAGATAGAAGGAGAAGGGATGATGACAGAAGAAAAGTACGAGAAGAATTAGATGCAAGAGGAAGAGATCACAGAGATTATGATCCTAGATATTTCCGAGACAGAGAGTATGCTGACCGAGACAGAAGAAGAGAGCCTGATAGGCGAGGGCGCAGATACGAAGATTATGATCCTCGAGAGCCCTATAGACGAGATTACTATGAAGATCTGTACGCTAGAAA CTCCAGGCCATCCAGTAGATCATCTTACAACGACAGAGATCGGGATTATTACCCAAGGTCAAGAGATCCATATTATGGATATAATG CCTACGGTGGTGCATATACGGATTATGGTGCAAATTATGGATCCAATTATTACGCGTATTTGGAGAACATGCGACGAACTAATCCTGCTGCTTACATGGAATGGTATCAGAAATATTATGCCTCCCAACATCAACAAGCACAGGCTGTTAGAGGAAATGTCAACTACCCTGAGGATAGAGCCAGTGTTCACTCAGGACGTAGCTCATGCGATGAAAG TTTATGTGACAGGACAACTGGAGACAAACGTACGATAGGTGATATTTCCTTATTAGAAGACACGACAATTGGATCAGCAAGACTAACCCCAACCAAGTTTTCCACATCTCATGTTCAAG CTAGTTTCTCTACTGGCTCGTTGGTTCACGTGCATGCAAGCTATCCAGCTGATGGAGAACTCGCTAGAGTGGATGTCCTTCGTGTGTCAAGCCTACTTGCACACGATCCTGTTGTACGAGAACTAGTGGCATATCCTGGCCCTCTGATTAA GGGTGTGACTCACAAGAAGACTATCATTGAATACTGTGAAGCCAAGATTAAAAAAGCAGAATGCAGTGAAGATGTGGATGATCCTGCGTCTTATATATTGTTGTATAAACTTATGGTGATGCTGATTCGACAGAATGGG AATGTCGTCGGAGTTGACATAGCAGAATTATTGCTCTCGAATCAGAAGTCCTACCCATACACTGGAAAGCTTCAAGAAGTACAGCTCAGAAGAGAATCTGTCATTTCTCAAAAGTCTGGTGGTACAAGCGGTGACGAGCTTAACAGAGACACCGTTACACCCTTGGACACAGATGATACTGGAAACCTAAATAAAATGCTTTCTACTGATCAGATCACTGATCACTTTAGGGAATTGCTTTTATATGGTTGTGGCCAAGAGGCATTGG AATATGCAATGGATAAGGGACTCTGGGGACATGCCTTGTTCTTAGCAAGTAAGCTGGATAAACGAACGCATGCATCCGTTATGACTCGATTTGCTAATGGCTTGACGGCAAACGATCCGCTACAGACTTTGTATCAACTTCAATCTGGCCGAGTACCTGCTAGTGTTACC TGTATAGCAGAGCCAAAATGGGGTGACTGGCGACCTCATCTTGCGATGATAATATCTAACACATCCCCTAACCCTgaaattaatcgaaaatcgattacaaCCTTGGGCGATACTTTATTTGCACGAAATCATGTACACGCAGCCCACTTCTGCTACGTGTTAGCTCAAGTTGATTTTGGACCTTATGGAATGCCGAATAGTAAGCTTGTTCTGCTCGGATCGAACCCTCACAAACCATACAACGTTTTCGTAACAAACGAAGCTATCATGCTTACTGAGATTTACGAGTACGCTCGCAATCTTAGCGAACCTGGCTTTACGCTAATCGATCTGCAGACTTTTAAATATGGCCTGGCTGTGAAATTGGTGGATTATGGGCTCACTGAAAAGGCATTGTTATATATCGAACAAATTGCTGTAAATATCACTCGTGAGCCATCGAAGTACCCGATTtcctttgttgaaaaaattcacaacttGGGTGACAGAATTAAGTACAGTGATCCAGTATGTAAGGATTCAATCGAAGATGTTGCTAATCTTGGATGGTTGAACAGTCTGGTAGAAATCCTCAATAAGTACAAG ACTGGTGAGATAATTCAAGATGGAATGTATGATGCCCAAAGTGACAGCACTAAGCAACACCGGGAACAGTATGAAAGCCAGCAAACACAACAGCAATGGGTTGTAGCTCAGCCTGAATATTCAGACGGTCCAACTTCTCTTGTGGAACCCACTACATCCgacgtgaaaaatgattggCAGCCAATGTCCTTGCCTAACGCCGTTCAAGATCCGTATACACAAAGCGGTCAACCTTCGCAATacatcgaaaattcaattgaCTTAGCTCAGCACCAGCAGCCGCAATCGCAAATAGATTATTGGAGACAGCAAAGTTACACTCAACCTGAGTACAATGCTCCAGATTATTCTACTGAGTGGCAGCAACATTCCGAACAGCTGCAATATCAGAATcagaatgaacaaccagataATACGGATAATGTACAACAAGAATGGAACTATGAG TcagagaaggaggagaagcCACCTACGCCTGATGTAAGTAATCTCACAAGCACTTCGCATAGTACTCTCAGCTTCAATCAACTGTCAGGTGCCCCGACAGATAATTGCCTGCGTCAACGTAAACCACTAAACAAACCAGACATAAATGTCAGTACGAGTGTTGCGGAAACTTGTGTTGCTCAAGATAGTGTTCCGCTGCTTTCATATGTTACTCCTTTTGGCGCAAGTTGTAAACCACATAAGTCTTTGAAATCTTCAAAGTACCCAAAATTATCATTGTCGTATCCAGAAATAAGGTCTGGCGATAAAATTAACTCCAAATGCACAAGAGCCACTAAAATTAGTTCAATATTATCGAAACCACCTAGTTGCAAACCTGCTGTATTTTTGAAATGTAAACCGAAATCAATCAATCAGCCAGTAGTTGACCACAACTTGGATGCTGAATCTGATGATAAGCTACAGTCTGATAATTTTGATTtgcaagaaaaatcgaaactcACCAAAACTCAATCTGTAGATGCaaacaaagaatttgaaaatacaaaagcaGCCCCCCTCAGTGATTTAGATGTTCAGATTAATGATCGTAACTTTGAACTGGTTAGCCGGTATCGCTTGACAAATAGAAGCCCACATTTGATTAATAACCCTAGGCGTAATAGCCAGAGTTTGAAACAATATTGcaactttgaagaaaaaaaagtagtcaGAGTGGCACCTCATATTAGGAGTAAAGATATTATTTGTGACACCGTTGATGCATGGTCTACTGAATCTACCGCTCAATTTAATGGAGAACCCTCATACTATAAACCGCTTATCTTTGGCGGAACATATCCTATAGATATGCCTTTGCATAGAAATGCTATCGAACGTGCAAGGCTAATAAGGCAGTACGTTCAGGATGGCAAGCACATCTCGAAAACTTTTGATATTGATGCTCCGACaaatgatattatttaa